The Cydia pomonella isolate Wapato2018A unplaced genomic scaffold, ilCydPomo1 PGA_scaffold_149, whole genome shotgun sequence genome window below encodes:
- the LOC133533300 gene encoding uncharacterized protein LOC133533300, whose product MHPPSCLIQPPLLISHQPRHMELRTQVWRIMKVHPLNQTPKTLPLPPPSQFQTRNAYLDSDKGPFIVHVAREATEADSGAYLHPVKFGQLLYTNGVTNMKDGGIKKIGRNRLSIEFRSAAGANQFLSSSLATKSCKKFIPSYHITKTGIARNIPTDFSNDDLPNLIRTPYGCGKVVKARRLNFKKRNQADNTTQWAPSETVVLTFDGQILPDKVFLFNCALEVVPYYYPTVQCYKCCRFGHVRAQCRSRPRCFKCAQPHEGITQITDILMLDFL is encoded by the exons ATGCATCCTCCCAGCTGTCTAATCCAGCCCCCCCTGCTAATCAGTCATCAACCCCGACACATGGAGCTCAGAACACAGGTGTGGAGAATAATGAAAGTCCACCCTCTCAACCAAACTCCCAAGACATTGCCCTTACCCCCCCCCTCCCAGTTTCAAACACGAAATGCGTATCTAGACTCTGATAAAGGTCCTTTTATTGTACATGTGGCCCGCGAAGCTACGGAGGCCGACTCCGGAGCTTACTTGCATCCGGTTAAATTTGGCCAGCTGCTTTACACAAATGGCGTGACTAATATGAAGGATGGTGGTATAAAAAAGATAGGTCGAAATAGGCTTAGTATTGAATTCAGGTCTGCTGCTGGTGCTAATCAATTTCTCTCCAGCTCTCTGGCCACCAAAAGCTGTAAAAAGTTTATTCCCTCCTACCACATAACGAAGACTGGTATTGCCAGAAATATCCCAACAGATTTTTCAAATGACGATCTCCCAAATTTGATAAGGACTCCATATGGCTGCGGTAAGGTTGTGAAGGCGAGACGATTAAATTTCAAGAAAAGGAACCAAGCTGACAACACTACCCAATGGGCCCCGTCAGAGACGGTGGTGTTGACGTTTGACGGCCAAATCCTTCCTGACAAGGTATTCCTTTTTAATTGCGCATTAGAGGTGGTCCCATATTATTACCCAACTGTCCAGTGCTACAAATGCTGCCGATTTGGCCACGTACGGGCCCAATGCCGTTCCCGCCCTCGCTGTTTTAAATGCGCTCAACCACACGAAG gtattacacaaattaccgATATCCTTATGTTGGACTTCTTATGA